A part of Candidatus Electrothrix aestuarii genomic DNA contains:
- a CDS encoding ABC transporter permease: MILQLPNKPAPPDICAMAVSNNSSTPSKQGYRLRLLLKAAALSLLQQKLRSLLSILGIVCGIMAVVTVIAIGEGAEQETMRHIEQLGINNIYIRADQLSEEQQQHAKQRHSAGLQNSDRERLKQNNPFIRNTAGIRERTHNLIDLPQGLHPQLMECTASYAEILDIRMAQGRFISQTDTLRRQQVCVLGWQVAISLGQKGQLNQKIRIGEQLFLVIGILARQDALNTEQGKVTMHNLNNSIFFPLGTLEGDNEAEPLTELLIEVKQPNQVKPCAALLRRSLHMAHNGVNDFQLIIPLEMLAQARKIQGIFNLVFGIIGAITLFVGGIGIMNIMLANISERIHEIGLRRAVGARPEHILLQFLGEAVLLTLIGGLIGILCGILLSLCLGMLTGWPIGFSIPLLALPLGISLLTGLFFGIYPARKAAAMDPIQALGSRS, from the coding sequence ATGATCCTGCAATTGCCCAACAAGCCCGCTCCACCAGATATCTGCGCAATGGCCGTCTCCAATAACTCCTCCACTCCCAGCAAACAGGGCTACCGACTCCGGTTGCTGCTCAAGGCTGCTGCTCTGTCTCTGCTCCAACAGAAACTCCGCTCCCTGCTCTCCATCCTGGGGATAGTCTGCGGCATCATGGCGGTAGTGACGGTCATAGCCATCGGTGAAGGGGCAGAACAGGAGACCATGCGTCATATTGAACAGCTGGGCATCAATAATATCTACATCCGGGCAGATCAGCTCAGCGAGGAACAGCAACAACATGCCAAGCAGCGCCACTCTGCCGGTCTTCAAAACAGTGACCGAGAACGACTGAAACAGAATAACCCTTTTATCAGGAACACCGCAGGGATCAGAGAACGAACCCATAACCTCATAGATCTTCCCCAGGGTCTGCACCCTCAGCTCATGGAATGCACAGCCAGTTATGCGGAGATTCTTGATATTCGCATGGCCCAGGGGCGCTTTATCAGCCAAACCGATACGCTCCGTCGCCAGCAGGTTTGCGTGCTGGGCTGGCAGGTAGCCATCAGCTTGGGGCAAAAAGGACAACTCAACCAGAAAATCCGCATTGGTGAGCAGTTGTTCCTGGTCATTGGCATTCTTGCCCGCCAGGATGCATTGAATACGGAACAAGGCAAGGTCACCATGCACAACCTCAATAACAGCATTTTCTTTCCTCTGGGTACCCTGGAAGGAGACAACGAAGCCGAGCCTCTGACCGAGCTCCTTATTGAGGTTAAACAGCCGAATCAGGTCAAGCCCTGCGCTGCCCTCCTCCGCCGAAGCCTGCATATGGCCCATAACGGAGTAAACGACTTTCAGCTCATCATTCCCCTGGAAATGCTGGCCCAGGCCAGGAAAATCCAGGGCATCTTTAATCTGGTCTTCGGCATCATCGGCGCTATCACCCTCTTTGTCGGCGGCATAGGCATTATGAACATCATGCTTGCCAATATCTCCGAGCGTATCCATGAAATAGGCCTCCGTCGGGCAGTGGGTGCCCGCCCGGAACATATCCTCCTCCAATTCCTGGGCGAGGCCGTCCTGCTCACCCTTATCGGTGGACTAATAGGTATTCTCTGCGGCATCCTTCTCTCTTTATGCCTTGGCATGCTGACCGGCTGGCCCATCGGATTTTCCATACCTCTGCTCGCCCTTCCTCTGGGCATATCCCTTCTCACTGGCCTGTTCTTCGGGATCTACCCGGCACGTAAGGCGGCGGCAATGGATCCCATTCAGGCCCTTGGTAGCCGCTCCTGA
- a CDS encoding CarD family transcriptional regulator yields the protein MFTTGDMAVYPSHGVGRIEDIEVQTIGGIDQSFYVLKILDNDMTIMIPTATCENVGLRPIISKNEVKKVVDILKDRDIKVSVQTWNRRYRDYMEKIKTGSVFEVAVVLRDLLLLKGDKDLSYGERKMMDTAKSLLIKEISLAKKVEEEKVEKQIDKIFD from the coding sequence ATGTTTACAACAGGTGATATGGCGGTGTACCCTTCACACGGCGTTGGCCGCATTGAAGACATTGAGGTACAGACCATCGGTGGTATTGATCAATCGTTTTATGTTCTTAAAATTCTTGATAACGATATGACCATCATGATTCCCACAGCTACCTGTGAGAATGTCGGTCTCAGACCTATTATTTCCAAAAACGAAGTAAAAAAAGTTGTCGATATTCTGAAAGATCGTGATATTAAAGTCAGTGTCCAGACCTGGAACCGGCGATATCGCGACTACATGGAAAAAATTAAAACCGGTTCCGTCTTTGAAGTTGCAGTGGTCTTACGCGACCTGCTCCTGCTTAAAGGAGACAAAGACCTTTCCTACGGAGAGCGCAAGATGATGGACACAGCCAAGAGTCTTCTCATCAAAGAGATCTCTCTGGCCAAGAAGGTCGAAGAGGAAAAAGTGGAAAAACAGATCGACAAAATCTTTGACTGA
- a CDS encoding ribose-phosphate pyrophosphokinase, which produces MPNIMKVFTGNANPEIAQEICNYLDMPLSKAEVRQFSDGEVSVEIGENVRGTDVFVIQPTCTPVNDHLMELVIMVDALRRASARRITAVLPYYGYARQDRKVRPRVPITAKAVAEMLMAVGTRRVLCMDLHAGQIQGFFNIPVDHLYSAPILLKHIRRNFEDVVMVSPDAGGVERTRAFAKRLNADLAIIDKRRERANECEAMNVIGDVSGKTAILLDDMVDTAGTLCGAAARLKENGAKEVHACCAHAVLSGPAIERINDSQIKSLVVTNSIPLADKGERCDKIKVLSVGELLGEAISRIHSEDSVSYLFV; this is translated from the coding sequence ATGCCAAACATAATGAAGGTGTTCACCGGCAACGCCAATCCGGAAATCGCCCAGGAAATTTGCAATTATCTCGACATGCCGCTGTCAAAAGCGGAAGTCAGACAGTTCAGTGACGGTGAAGTCTCTGTCGAGATAGGGGAAAATGTACGCGGCACAGATGTTTTTGTTATTCAGCCGACCTGTACACCGGTTAACGATCACCTGATGGAATTGGTGATCATGGTGGACGCATTGCGCAGAGCATCGGCAAGACGTATCACAGCAGTCCTGCCGTATTACGGCTATGCGCGTCAGGATCGCAAAGTACGGCCCCGTGTACCAATTACAGCTAAAGCTGTGGCAGAGATGCTGATGGCCGTAGGTACCAGAAGGGTCCTGTGCATGGACTTGCATGCGGGTCAGATCCAGGGTTTTTTCAATATCCCGGTGGATCATCTTTATTCCGCACCGATTCTGCTCAAACATATTCGTCGTAATTTTGAAGACGTGGTTATGGTTTCACCAGATGCTGGCGGTGTGGAGCGTACCAGGGCTTTTGCTAAGCGTTTGAATGCCGACTTGGCTATTATTGACAAGCGTCGTGAACGGGCCAACGAGTGCGAGGCCATGAACGTTATTGGCGATGTCAGCGGCAAGACGGCTATTTTGCTGGACGACATGGTTGATACCGCTGGCACCTTATGCGGTGCTGCTGCCCGATTAAAAGAAAACGGGGCCAAAGAAGTTCATGCCTGCTGTGCCCATGCAGTCCTTTCCGGGCCAGCCATTGAGCGCATCAACGATTCGCAGATAAAATCATTAGTGGTAACCAATTCGATACCGCTTGCAGATAAAGGCGAACGTTGCGATAAAATTAAAGTGCTGTCTGTCGGCGAGCTGCTTGGTGAGGCTATCAGTCGCATCCATTCGGAAGACTCGGTCAGTTATCTCTTTGTGTAG
- the pth gene encoding aminoacyl-tRNA hydrolase gives MADSHYLIIGLGNPGTQYQLTRHNAGFLALDDFADQHHCQLKSEKWNGLYASERIEGQRVILLKPQTFMNKSGESAIRFIDFYQIPLSNILVIYDDLDLARGRVKIAAKGGPGGHNGIRSLIQHLGSSDFSRLKIGIGRPERDEQGRGIPVDRYVLGNFNDEELALFNERLSLIHEAISLFLRQDVHQCMNKINGR, from the coding sequence ATGGCAGATTCTCACTATCTCATTATCGGACTCGGTAATCCAGGAACACAATACCAACTGACCCGTCATAATGCAGGCTTTCTCGCGCTTGACGATTTTGCCGACCAACATCATTGCCAGCTCAAGAGCGAAAAATGGAACGGGCTCTACGCTTCCGAACGCATCGAAGGGCAACGGGTTATCCTTCTCAAGCCACAGACCTTTATGAATAAGTCCGGGGAAAGCGCAATTCGCTTCATCGACTTCTACCAAATCCCTCTCTCGAATATCCTGGTCATCTACGACGACCTTGATCTTGCCCGAGGGCGGGTGAAGATTGCAGCCAAAGGAGGACCTGGTGGACATAACGGCATTCGCTCTCTGATTCAACACCTCGGTTCGTCTGATTTTTCCCGGCTCAAAATAGGGATAGGACGCCCGGAGCGGGATGAGCAGGGACGCGGCATCCCAGTTGATCGCTATGTGCTGGGAAACTTTAACGATGAAGAGCTTGCTCTCTTCAATGAACGCCTTAGCCTGATACACGAGGCTATCAGCCTCTTTCTCCGGCAGGATGTGCATCAATGTATGAACAAGATTAATGGACGTTAA
- a CDS encoding Uma2 family endonuclease, which translates to MTWQKICDSSNLKDLPFKIETNQQGQLLMTPVKVYHSLFQGKIIGLLYTHLRGGEALAECAIRTEQGTKVADVAWCSAQRLQQIQNETECSVAPEICIEVMSAVNTEVEMEEKRALYFAHGAEEVWICDQNGRFTFFLSAEKSGKSYLAPNFPKCL; encoded by the coding sequence ATGACTTGGCAAAAAATATGCGACAGCAGTAATCTGAAGGATTTGCCGTTCAAGATCGAAACCAATCAGCAGGGCCAACTTCTCATGACTCCTGTCAAAGTGTACCATTCCCTGTTTCAGGGAAAGATTATTGGCCTGCTCTATACCCATCTGCGCGGAGGAGAGGCCCTTGCGGAATGCGCGATCCGCACAGAACAAGGAACCAAGGTCGCCGATGTGGCCTGGTGTTCAGCGCAACGACTTCAGCAAATCCAAAACGAAACCGAGTGCTCTGTCGCCCCTGAAATCTGTATTGAGGTGATGTCAGCGGTAAATACTGAAGTGGAAATGGAGGAGAAAAGGGCTTTGTATTTCGCTCACGGTGCTGAAGAGGTCTGGATCTGTGATCAGAATGGACGGTTCACCTTTTTCCTCAGTGCGGAAAAATCCGGCAAATCTTACCTGGCCCCGAATTTTCCGAAGTGCCTCTGA
- a CDS encoding ABC transporter ATP-binding protein, which produces MLISARNISHQYQHGSGCLQVLQGVDLDIEENDFLAIMGSSGSGKSTLLHILGCLLKPTSGTCLLRGQDILQLEEKELARLRAETIAHVFQQFHLLPTMTVLENVLLPSLYNNIPPELAEAEAWQAIRQVGLEQRIRHKPQELSGGEMQRVAIARALAVKPDLILADEPTGNLDQDSSQEILALFQEINQQGCTLILVTHDPAIAQQARSTRYLRNGRLQ; this is translated from the coding sequence ATGCTCATCTCCGCCCGTAATATCAGCCATCAATACCAACACGGCTCAGGTTGTCTCCAGGTCCTGCAAGGCGTTGATCTGGATATCGAGGAAAACGACTTTCTCGCTATCATGGGCAGCTCCGGCTCAGGCAAGTCCACCCTGCTCCATATCCTGGGCTGCCTGCTCAAGCCCACCAGCGGCACTTGCCTCCTGCGCGGCCAGGACATCCTCCAACTGGAGGAAAAAGAGCTGGCCCGGCTCCGGGCCGAGACCATTGCCCATGTCTTTCAGCAATTTCACCTCCTGCCCACCATGACCGTGCTGGAAAATGTCCTCCTTCCCTCGCTCTATAATAATATCCCGCCGGAACTGGCAGAGGCAGAAGCCTGGCAGGCCATCCGTCAGGTGGGCCTGGAACAACGCATCCGGCATAAGCCGCAGGAGCTCTCAGGCGGGGAGATGCAGCGGGTGGCCATTGCCCGGGCCTTAGCGGTCAAACCGGATCTTATCCTTGCTGACGAGCCCACCGGCAATCTGGACCAGGATAGCAGCCAGGAGATTCTCGCCCTTTTCCAGGAAATCAACCAGCAAGGGTGTACCCTTATTCTGGTGACCCATGATCCTGCAATTGCCCAACAAGCCCGCTCCACCAGATATCTGCGCAATGGCCGTCTCCAATAA
- a CDS encoding DUF4469 domain-containing protein, with protein MPVTYYVRENKLTVPPSYYCQTTAEETLGNDEVAELIHTLNPSITAAQVRTVLQNFQLVVTEQVADGKFVKLKNFVSFMPRLQVRLDVPTDDIPPDAVKVAAKVPRQFNRAVQNIATYERLGYPSKAPEVVTGYETTTEYPRFIREGYPFRLTGKYIGFDIADEDLGIFLVDADDNEIEQDKIALNDPSNVIITADFGGEPAVSPNVEKTIHCRNRYTRHGTLREGSYEYVRSMNYIASDQLEMFVAGSDATGPVQAVQHDAPAEDCRVEAILKPDDTITLAIGPYTGEMGPPVPVTGGDIVLTGLAVDVTLNIADQDAYDTLYNFLLERGRYVLEVCNMDQFGGA; from the coding sequence ATGCCGGTCACATACTATGTCAGAGAAAACAAACTCACCGTCCCCCCTTCCTACTACTGTCAGACAACGGCAGAAGAAACCCTCGGCAATGACGAGGTCGCGGAACTTATTCATACGCTGAATCCCTCAATCACCGCTGCCCAGGTCAGGACGGTTTTGCAGAACTTCCAGCTTGTTGTCACGGAGCAGGTTGCTGATGGCAAGTTCGTCAAATTAAAGAATTTCGTCTCCTTCATGCCGCGCCTCCAGGTGCGTCTGGACGTTCCGACCGATGATATTCCGCCTGATGCGGTGAAAGTTGCGGCCAAGGTCCCGAGGCAGTTCAATCGGGCTGTGCAGAACATCGCGACCTACGAAAGGCTCGGTTATCCGTCCAAGGCCCCTGAAGTGGTCACCGGGTACGAGACAACGACGGAGTATCCCCGCTTTATCAGGGAAGGATATCCGTTCCGTCTTACCGGAAAATACATTGGTTTTGATATTGCTGACGAGGATCTGGGAATCTTCCTGGTTGATGCCGATGACAATGAGATCGAGCAGGACAAAATTGCCCTCAATGACCCGTCCAACGTGATCATCACTGCTGATTTCGGCGGGGAGCCTGCTGTATCACCCAATGTGGAGAAGACCATCCACTGCCGCAACCGATATACCCGGCACGGCACCCTCCGGGAGGGATCATACGAATATGTGAGGAGTATGAACTACATTGCATCTGATCAGCTTGAGATGTTTGTTGCCGGTTCCGATGCAACCGGACCTGTCCAGGCTGTGCAGCACGATGCTCCGGCTGAGGACTGCCGCGTTGAGGCCATATTGAAGCCGGATGATACGATCACCCTGGCAATCGGGCCGTACACAGGAGAGATGGGGCCTCCTGTTCCCGTTACAGGCGGAGATATTGTCCTGACCGGGCTTGCTGTTGATGTGACGCTCAATATTGCTGACCAGGATGCATACGATACGCTGTATAACTTCTTGCTGGAACGAGGACGATATGTCCTGGAGGTCTGTAATATGGATCAGTTCGGCGGTGCCTGA
- a CDS encoding 50S ribosomal protein L25: MIQVDIPAAVRTAFGKGESRRLRVDKKTPAVLYGKGEDALALQFDEAILHKDLLFIHGRNAVVTLDIDGDSADKRHVLVREIQKHPVQERVLHVDFQEIDLETTRKFKVDLRLTGVAKGVDMGGDLEVSKYSVVLQGRPLDIPDEIVADITSLERGGKGLTCGDLSIPENVEMLDKPGAVCAAVI, from the coding sequence ATGATTCAGGTTGATATTCCGGCCGCTGTTCGGACAGCCTTCGGAAAAGGTGAATCACGGCGTCTTCGTGTGGATAAAAAGACTCCTGCTGTACTGTACGGAAAGGGTGAGGATGCTCTGGCCCTGCAATTTGACGAAGCAATATTGCACAAAGATTTGCTGTTCATTCATGGTCGCAATGCAGTTGTGACCCTGGATATCGACGGTGACTCTGCTGACAAACGTCATGTATTGGTTCGTGAAATCCAGAAACATCCTGTTCAGGAACGAGTTCTCCACGTTGATTTCCAGGAAATTGACCTTGAGACCACCAGAAAATTCAAAGTTGATCTGCGCCTGACCGGTGTGGCCAAAGGCGTTGACATGGGTGGAGATTTGGAGGTTTCCAAATATTCTGTCGTTCTACAAGGACGTCCGCTGGATATTCCAGATGAGATCGTAGCAGACATCACCTCTCTGGAGCGCGGTGGTAAGGGGCTGACCTGTGGCGACCTGTCCATCCCGGAAAACGTTGAGATGTTGGACAAGCCAGGAGCAGTCTGCGCTGCTGTTATCTAA
- a CDS encoding AAA family ATPase, producing MKKIPYGKSNFKKIITQDLLYIDKTKYIEVLEQSGSYNILLRPRRFGKTLFLSTLRYYYDILYKEEFETLFGHLAIGQNPTPLKNSYQILFMEFSGISIKDQERVERDFAFEVAGRLRTFLRDYQYPVEAVRRMDENLSPASLLKAFFEIVKDANIYLLIDEYDHFANALLGEDQELFSEIVGKGGFVRAFYEVIKTATTEGIVDRLFITGVTSITLDSMTSGFNIGDNITYHHHFNQVMGFTAQETEEMVRPLVETCGLNLQEVMRTLESWYNGYRFSIRADQKIFNPDMVLYFLKHFDVADCLWPDRMLDDNIASDYGKIMRLFGIGDRERNFQTLEELIVHQEIVGLHKGKLDLDMHKPFERDDFISLLLYMGFITISGTVLGQVRYVVPNYVIQKLYYSYFRAEIEQRAQIRVEKHTLENAVAELALHNNINPLLEEIRSVLALFSNRDFMRMDEKHIKAVILTLLNQSEVYFIRSEAEVNMRYPDILLLERQPIQVRYQFLFELKFSKKKEGARGMEAKRTEGIAQIRSYQALSDIRRLPKLKSYLLLTDGTEIEAVAV from the coding sequence ATGAAGAAGATACCGTACGGAAAAAGTAATTTTAAAAAAATCATTACCCAGGATCTTCTGTATATTGATAAAACAAAGTACATCGAAGTACTGGAGCAGAGTGGCAGCTACAACATCCTGCTCCGTCCCCGCCGCTTCGGCAAAACTCTTTTCCTCTCTACTCTCCGTTACTATTACGACATCCTCTACAAGGAAGAATTCGAGACACTTTTCGGGCATCTTGCTATCGGCCAGAACCCCACGCCGTTGAAAAACAGCTACCAGATCCTGTTCATGGAGTTCAGCGGGATCAGCATTAAAGACCAGGAAAGAGTAGAACGGGATTTCGCTTTTGAGGTTGCCGGAAGATTACGCACCTTTTTAAGGGATTATCAGTATCCTGTCGAAGCTGTCCGACGTATGGACGAGAACCTCTCTCCGGCCTCTCTGCTGAAGGCTTTTTTTGAGATCGTCAAAGATGCAAATATTTATCTGCTTATTGATGAGTATGATCATTTCGCCAATGCCCTGCTCGGAGAAGATCAGGAGTTGTTCAGCGAAATCGTGGGCAAGGGTGGTTTTGTCCGAGCCTTTTATGAGGTTATCAAGACCGCTACTACGGAGGGGATTGTTGATCGTCTTTTTATCACCGGTGTGACCTCTATCACTCTGGACAGTATGACCAGCGGTTTCAATATCGGTGATAATATTACCTATCATCATCATTTTAATCAGGTAATGGGGTTTACTGCGCAGGAAACCGAGGAGATGGTCCGACCGTTGGTTGAGACCTGCGGATTGAATTTGCAAGAGGTTATGCGCACCCTGGAGAGCTGGTACAACGGATACCGCTTCAGCATTCGTGCTGATCAGAAGATATTTAATCCTGATATGGTCTTGTATTTTCTGAAACATTTTGATGTGGCCGATTGCCTTTGGCCAGATCGGATGCTGGATGACAATATTGCCTCGGATTATGGCAAAATTATGCGGCTTTTCGGGATCGGCGATAGGGAACGTAACTTCCAAACCCTTGAGGAACTGATTGTTCACCAGGAAATAGTCGGACTGCATAAGGGCAAGCTTGATTTGGATATGCACAAGCCTTTTGAGCGTGACGATTTTATCAGTCTGCTTCTCTACATGGGGTTTATTACTATCAGCGGCACAGTGCTCGGTCAGGTGCGCTATGTGGTGCCCAATTATGTCATTCAGAAACTGTACTACAGCTATTTCAGAGCAGAAATTGAGCAGCGGGCTCAGATCAGGGTGGAGAAACACACCTTGGAAAATGCTGTGGCCGAGCTGGCTCTGCACAATAATATCAATCCGCTGCTTGAAGAGATTCGTAGCGTGTTGGCTCTCTTCTCCAATCGTGATTTCATGCGTATGGATGAGAAGCATATCAAGGCTGTCATCTTGACCCTGCTGAATCAGTCCGAGGTCTATTTTATCCGTAGCGAGGCCGAGGTGAATATGCGCTATCCAGATATTCTCCTGTTGGAGCGTCAGCCTATTCAGGTACGCTATCAGTTTCTCTTTGAGCTGAAATTCAGCAAGAAAAAAGAAGGGGCAAGGGGAATGGAAGCAAAACGGACCGAGGGGATTGCCCAGATCAGGTCGTATCAGGCACTCTCTGATATCAGACGCTTGCCTAAATTGAAGTCCTATCTCTTGCTGACCGATGGAACTGAAATTGAGGCTGTTGCGGTATGA
- a CDS encoding CsgG/HfaB family protein yields MKRHPVFRLLCTSTLWLYCTALAQANQVITQEERAWARQILTQEKALGKRKTQSSIAVLYFDNRSGREELTPLQKGMAVMLIKDLSKLDQVEVVERTKLQALLDEMELGRSGLMDPETAPEVGVLLRTNYVTGGDLLKGETAELEINASVFDVPLDKFTPLQPVTGAVNEISKLEKKILFSILDHMQIELSPQKKAKLSRPLSSSTAALLSLFAGIDYSDRGLYLRAAQMYKQALKEDPKLKMAKNALKELKGMGLVTPEELGDKPAKPKNPPSTAANAVPQDAPQDDEGLSTGSIIAIGLGMAAVGGGLALALGQSDDDSSSSAVPDPEDTTPPTVSADPAENTTLDCTGGNILFSFSEAMASSGEAFLSNGGTIQQGWRGDRVYEISWSTDESICNNTSDVTVTLSGFKDVSENLLSDPISFTYSTAEQQVP; encoded by the coding sequence GTGAAGCGCCACCCTGTTTTTCGCTTATTATGCACATCCACGCTCTGGCTTTATTGCACAGCCCTGGCACAGGCCAATCAGGTTATCACTCAGGAGGAACGAGCCTGGGCCCGACAAATCCTGACTCAGGAAAAAGCTCTGGGCAAAAGAAAGACCCAGAGTTCCATTGCTGTCCTCTACTTCGATAACCGATCAGGTCGTGAGGAGCTGACCCCTTTGCAAAAGGGTATGGCCGTCATGCTGATTAAGGATCTCTCCAAACTGGATCAGGTTGAAGTGGTGGAGCGGACCAAATTACAGGCACTCCTGGATGAAATGGAGCTTGGCCGCTCCGGCCTGATGGACCCGGAAACAGCGCCTGAGGTCGGCGTGTTACTCAGGACCAACTATGTCACCGGAGGCGATCTTCTCAAGGGGGAAACAGCAGAGCTGGAAATCAATGCCTCTGTGTTTGATGTGCCTCTGGACAAATTCACACCCTTGCAGCCGGTTACCGGAGCAGTAAATGAGATCTCCAAGCTGGAAAAGAAAATCCTTTTCAGCATCCTGGACCATATGCAGATTGAGCTTTCTCCGCAAAAAAAGGCGAAGCTCTCCCGTCCTCTTTCCAGCAGTACTGCGGCCCTGCTCTCCCTCTTTGCTGGTATTGATTATTCTGACCGTGGGCTCTATCTCAGAGCAGCGCAAATGTATAAGCAAGCTTTAAAGGAAGATCCTAAGCTCAAAATGGCCAAGAATGCCTTGAAGGAATTAAAAGGCATGGGGCTGGTTACGCCGGAAGAACTCGGTGACAAGCCTGCAAAGCCGAAGAATCCCCCCTCGACTGCTGCGAACGCAGTTCCTCAGGATGCTCCTCAAGATGATGAGGGGCTTTCCACAGGCAGCATTATTGCTATCGGGCTTGGTATGGCAGCTGTGGGCGGGGGACTGGCCCTTGCTCTGGGGCAGAGTGATGATGATTCTTCATCATCTGCTGTGCCAGATCCAGAGGATACAACTCCACCAACGGTCTCTGCTGATCCGGCAGAAAACACTACCCTGGATTGTACCGGGGGCAACATTCTCTTTTCCTTTTCCGAGGCTATGGCAAGTTCCGGTGAGGCTTTTCTTTCTAACGGCGGGACCATCCAACAGGGCTGGCGGGGGGACAGGGTCTATGAGATCAGCTGGTCAACCGACGAAAGCATATGTAATAATACCTCTGACGTGACGGTCACCCTGAGTGGCTTTAAAGATGTCTCAGAAAATCTTCTGTCCGACCCAATCAGTTTCACCTACTCTACCGCCGAACAGCAGGTTCCGTAA
- the ispE gene encoding 4-(cytidine 5'-diphospho)-2-C-methyl-D-erythritol kinase, with translation MTQQTTPLKLRAPAKINLTLKILGKREDGYHELETLMQKVSLFDELELSLTSDPGITIHCSNYSNADLPEDKDNIAVRAAQLFLQETNNSSQGVNIVLKKNIPIAAGLGGGSSNAAAVINGLDQLMNTNCPAEQRVEMGVRIGADVPLFVYDFPAALARGIGERLLPVPSLSAFQVLLVNPGILVSTKWAFEAFSATAKRITLTAEKKTFTLPCSKNCRQKIASDKGQSQDFIFPDDLHNDLELVTAERHPIIQNLKDRLLTNGAAGAMMSGSGSTVFGLFHETAKDQAEQCHSLLQQEYDQVYLVSPLEGKQ, from the coding sequence GTGACACAACAGACAACTCCACTCAAGCTGCGGGCTCCGGCCAAGATCAACCTCACCCTGAAAATTCTGGGAAAAAGGGAGGATGGTTATCACGAGCTGGAGACCCTGATGCAAAAGGTTTCCCTCTTTGATGAACTTGAGCTGAGCCTCACATCCGATCCAGGCATAACTATACATTGCTCCAATTACTCCAATGCAGACCTGCCAGAGGATAAGGATAATATCGCGGTACGGGCAGCGCAGCTTTTTCTCCAGGAGACCAATAACAGCAGCCAAGGCGTTAACATCGTGCTGAAAAAAAACATTCCCATTGCCGCTGGCCTGGGTGGTGGCTCCAGCAATGCCGCAGCTGTTATCAACGGTCTTGATCAGCTCATGAACACCAACTGCCCGGCGGAACAACGGGTCGAAATGGGAGTACGAATAGGTGCCGATGTCCCCTTGTTCGTTTATGATTTCCCAGCAGCCCTTGCCAGAGGTATAGGAGAACGCCTCCTACCAGTTCCTTCCTTATCCGCCTTTCAAGTGCTCCTTGTTAATCCAGGGATCCTCGTTTCAACAAAATGGGCCTTTGAAGCTTTTTCCGCAACAGCAAAAAGAATTACATTGACAGCCGAAAAAAAAACGTTTACTCTTCCTTGCTCTAAAAATTGTAGGCAAAAAATTGCATCGGACAAGGGACAGTCTCAGGACTTTATCTTTCCAGATGACTTGCACAACGATCTTGAGCTGGTGACGGCGGAACGCCACCCCATCATCCAGAACTTGAAAGATCGTCTGCTTACCAACGGAGCAGCAGGGGCAATGATGTCCGGTTCCGGCTCAACAGTCTTCGGACTTTTTCATGAGACGGCCAAAGATCAGGCAGAACAGTGCCACAGCCTGCTCCAACAAGAATATGATCAAGTATACCTTGTTTCTCCTCTTGAGGGAAAACAGTGA